ATGCTATATAAATGAAAATATATTAGATGATAAGTGTAAGATAGTAGCATTATGTAGAAATGAATTAAAGGCAAAAGCAAAATTTAAAAATTATTTAAATAAACAATACTTTAATCTATTGATTCAAGATGTAAAAGAAACTATAGAATATGATGATAAAATTGATTATATTTTCCATGCAGCTAGTATAGCAAATACCCGTGAATTTGGGATAAACCCTGTTGGAGTAATCGGTGCTAATGCGATAGGTACATATAATTTACTTGAATATGCTAATAAAAAAGATGTAGAAGGATTTGTGTTTTTCAGTAGCGGAGCTATATATGGTAATCTAGATTCTGCAAAAGATTTTATTACTGAAAATCAAAGCTTTGGACTAGATCCATTAGATATAAGAAACTGCTATTCAGAAAGTAAGCGCATGGGAGAAAATATGTGTTATTCTTACCACAAACAGTTTAATATACCTACAAAAATAGTTAGAATAGGTCATACATATGGACCAGGTATAGACATAAATGATGGTAGGGTTTTTTCAGATTTTGCTAAATCAATACTAGATAATGAGGCTTTAATCATAAAAAGTGATGGAACTTCTAAGAGGGCATTTTGTTATATTTCTGATGCTATCATAGGATTCTTTTTAGTTTTATTGAATGGAAATAATGGAGAAGCATATAACCTGACAAATAATGATTATTTTATCTCAATAAGTGAATTAGCTGAAATTTTAGTCAATGAAGTTTTTTATAATAAAAAACTAGATATTATATATTATAGTGATCCTAATGAAAAAGATTTACGAAGTAAAACTAAAGGTTGTGTATCTTTAAATATAGAAAAGATAAAAAAACTAGGTTGGAATCCTAAAATAAGCATAGAAGAAGGATTTAGAAGGACTATAGACAGTTTTAGCGGAGGCGAGAATTAATATGAATATATATAAAGAAAAAATAGATAGATATTTAGACAAAAAAAATAATGAGAAATATGTGGAATATTTAAAACAAAAATTTAAAAACTATAAATATGTTTGTTCATTTGGAATGGGTGCAATTGGAAAGTCAACAGTTAATGAGCTTCAGCATCAAAATATAAAAATAGATTTTTTATGCGATAACGATGTTAATAAGGTGGGTAGTAATTTTAATTCAATAGAATGTATATCTTTTGATAAACTTTTAGAAATTAAAGATGAAACTATAGTATTAATTTCAACAGCTATGCATGATAGTGATATATATGATCAACTGATACAAAATGATATTAAAAATATAGAACGTGTGTATATAAATAAATTTGAGATAGATAACTACTTTGAAAGAGTAGGTAAAAATTATATTAGTAATAAATTATATGAGTTAATAGACATATTAGATGATGATGAGTCAAAGAATATCATATGCAAGATTGTTAAAGGATGGTCTTCTAATGAAATTATGTATGGGGAATTTAATGATATATATTCACAAAATCAATATTTCTTAGATGATTTAGTGAATTTATCTGATGATGAAGTATTTCTTGATGCTGGTGCATATACAGGTGATACTCTTTTAGAATTTTTAAAAAATACAAATCATAAATTTAAAAATGCTTATTTATTTGAATTAAATGAAAAGGTTTATATAGATTTGAAAAAAAATATTAATAAATTAGATAATAATATAAGAGAAAAAATAATTACATATAACACAGGGACTTCTAATAAAAAGGGTGTAGTTAATTATTGCGATGAAGAATCAGCTTCACTTATAACGGATATAGGAGAATGCGTAGGAAAAGTAGATAGTATAGATAATATGCTTAATGAAAATAAAGTTTCATTTATAAAAATGGATATTGAAGGTGCTGAAATAGATGCAATTATAGGTGCAGAAAAAACTATAAAAAGGCATAAACCTAAGCTAGCCATATGTGTATATCACAGTGCGAGTGATTTATGGGAAATTCCATTAATGTTAAAAGATATGTTGCCAGAGCATAAAATATATATAAGGCATCATACGAATATGTTGATTGAAACAGTGTGTTATGCAATACCTAAAATATAAAATATAAGAGGAAAAACATGATAAAAGAAATAGTAAATCAGTATAAAAATGGTGAAATTAGTAAAAATGAATATGGACATAATATGTTTAAAGTGCATGAAATTTTGTTAGAGTATGTAACTTTATTAAATGGATCTTTAGTGGAAGATATAACTATAAATAAAGACAGTGTAGTCGTATCTATAAAAAGTAAAGATAATATAGTAAAAATGAAACTTTATGATACTGATGAAGGATCAATAGCAGCTAGCGTATTAAATAATGGTGAGTATGAATCTGAAGAATTAAATATGAGCTTAAAAGTATTAAGTTATCTTGAAGAGAATAGTGTTGTGTTAGATGTAGGAGCTAATCTGGGATGGTATACTATTAATATATTACTTGATAAAAGAGATAGAAAAATTTACTCATTTGAACCGATAAAGGAGACGTATGAAATATTAAAAGAAAATTTAAAACTTAATAATATAGATAGTCAGTATGTATTTAATATAGGTTTATTTAACCAAAATAAAGTAGAAGAATTTTATTTTGATATTACTGGTTCAGGAGCATCTTCAATCGCTAATTTAAGAAATTTAGAAACAACTAAAAAAGTAAATTGCAATCTTATGAGATTAGATGATTTTGTAAAAGAAAATAATATAGAAAGAATTGATTTTATAAAGTGTGATGTAGAAGGATCAGAGTTATTTGTTTATGAAGGTGGTATAAAAAGTATAACAAAGTTTAAACCAGTTGTTTTCTCAGAAATGCTTAGAAAATGGTCTGCAAAATTTGGATATCATCCAAATGATATTATTGATTTATTTACAAACATAGGATATGGATGTTATATTATTAAGAATCAAAATATAGTTGAATTTAGTAAGGTAGATGAAGAAACTGTTGAAAAAAATTATTTTTTCTTACATAAAGAAAAGCATAAAGATATAATTAGCCTATTAAAAATAGATAATTACTAATTTAAGTGTTTTAGTTTATTTAAATATAGAAAAGTAGAATAAATAAATATAATTAAATTGATATTTAAAGTCAGTATAATTAATAAAATAGGTATGTTTTATCAATTCAAATAGAAGTTTAATACAAAAATGATTACATAAATATAAAGATATGAAAGTAATAATATTAAGTTCGTAGAGATACATATAAGTTTAATATAGAATTTTATAAATTAAACTTGATATATTTAAATAAAGTTTATTATTAGCTAAAATAGTAAAAATTGAATATTTAGTTACATAAAGGAGATTAGAGATGATAAAAGATCAAATATTAGTTAAAAATATGCTAGATATGATAAATACCCTTCTAGAAGCATCTCAATATTTATATAATGCTGCGAAAAATAAAAATTACAATAGTTTTGCTATTGTATCAGATGATATGCATATTGCAATAAATAGTATATATAATACTGTAATTGAAATAAAAAAAGAAGAAAATATAGTTATTAATGTAGACTTAGCGTGTGAGAATGCTATTTATTCTCTACAAAAAATAATAAAATTTTCAAAATCAAGATCTATAAAAATCTTAGATAAAATTGAATTTGAATTAACACCCATATTAGAGGATATGTATTTACAGCTATATTTTTGGGGAAGTATTTATCCAGATAAGAATAAAATGGAAAATTATTACAAAAACGATGTTGCAAAATTATTTTTTAATAAGTATATAGATGAGGCTGAAAAAAAAGGTGATTTTAAGTATGATTTATCTGTAATTGTATTAGGATATAATAAATTAAGTTATACAAAACTATGCATAGAAAACCTATTAAAATGTATACCACAAAATTTAAATTATGAATTGATTTTAGTAAATCATGGTTCTACGGATGATACGGAAGAATACTTTAAATCCATAGAACCTACAAAACAATTAGATTTACTAAAAAATGGAGGGTCGCCAACCGTAATAGATAGAATTGTGGAAGGTAAGTATTTTTCTCTAATTAGTAATGATGTCATAGTTACAGAGAATGCTATAGAAAATATGTTAAAATGTATGGAATCAGATACAGATATAGCATGGGTAGTACCTACTACACCAAATGTTAGTAATGATCAAACTATAGATGCAAAATATACTAATATGGATGAAATGCATGAATTTGCTAAAAAAAATAACATAAGTAATAAATATAGATGGGAACAAAAATGCAGATTATGCAACCCTATAGATTTAAAAAAATCAAGTATATGGATATCATCAAAAGGAATTACACCAGGTGGATACTTCCATACTAATAATATGATGTCTTTCCCCGACGATAAAGTATCTATGATATTAAGGCGAAATGGATATAAAATGATGTTGGCTAAGGATGCATATTGTCATCATTTTGGGAGTGTAACATTAAGTGAGGAAATTAATTCTTACGAGGATGAAAATGGACGTGTTGGGGCAGATGAGTTTTATAAATCAGGCAGAATAGAATTTTATAATACATTCGGCATAGATCCTTGGTCAAAAGGTTTTACACCTGATTATAATCTAATCAAAGCATTACAATATAATTATAAAAAAGATGTAAAAATACTTGGTATAAACTGTGGAATGGGAAGCAATCCACTTAAAATAAAAGATCGAATTAAAGAGGAAAGTTACAGCTTAGATACTAAAATCTATAATGTAACTGACGAAAAACAATATTTTGAAGATTTAAAAGGTGTATCAGATGAAGCATACTGTATTAAAGATTTAAGTAATTTATATGAAATTTTAAATAATATGAAGTTTAACTATATTATATTTGAAGGACAGCTAGACACATGTGAGAATGTAGTTCAGACGCTAAGAAATTTACAAGTATATATTAGTGATGGTGGAACAATCGCTATGAATATACCTGATTTAGATGTAAGAGTAGAATTAAAAAAGATAGGATATAGCTTTACTGAATCTGGAAATTGGATTATTTTATAGGAATATGGAGAAATGAAAATGACTGGCAGAAAAAAAATATTAGATAGTGTTAAAGAATTTTATAGTGAAAATAATGGTGTTAAAAAATTTGAACCAAGTAAAACTTATATACCTGTTTCAGGGAAAATATTAGATGAAAATGACTTAGTTAATTTGGTTGACTCATCTCTTGATATGTGGCTTACAGCTGGTAGATACTCGGATGAGTTTGAAAGAGAATTTTCTAGATTTCTAGAAGTGAAGCATTGTAGCTTAGTAAATTCAGGTTCATCTGCAAATTTAGTTGCATTTACAGCTTTAACATCTCATAAGTTAGGAGAAAGAAGGCTAAAAGATGGTGATGAAGTTATAACTGTAGCTGCTGGATTCCCAACTACTATATCACCTATAATACAAAATGGAATGGTACCTGTATTTATAGATGTAGACTTAGAAACTTATGATTATAAAGTTGAAGATATAGAAAAAGCTATATCTGAGAAGACCAAGGCTATATTTATGGCACATACACT
Above is a genomic segment from Romboutsia lituseburensis containing:
- a CDS encoding FkbM family methyltransferase, encoding MIKEIVNQYKNGEISKNEYGHNMFKVHEILLEYVTLLNGSLVEDITINKDSVVVSIKSKDNIVKMKLYDTDEGSIAASVLNNGEYESEELNMSLKVLSYLEENSVVLDVGANLGWYTINILLDKRDRKIYSFEPIKETYEILKENLKLNNIDSQYVFNIGLFNQNKVEEFYFDITGSGASSIANLRNLETTKKVNCNLMRLDDFVKENNIERIDFIKCDVEGSELFVYEGGIKSITKFKPVVFSEMLRKWSAKFGYHPNDIIDLFTNIGYGCYIIKNQNIVEFSKVDEETVEKNYFFLHKEKHKDIISLLKIDNY
- a CDS encoding NAD-dependent epimerase/dehydratase family protein, which gives rise to MNKIIEEDIKYIINNIPVKEFEGKSVMITGANGFISGYIVETLCYINENILDDKCKIVALCRNELKAKAKFKNYLNKQYFNLLIQDVKETIEYDDKIDYIFHAASIANTREFGINPVGVIGANAIGTYNLLEYANKKDVEGFVFFSSGAIYGNLDSAKDFITENQSFGLDPLDIRNCYSESKRMGENMCYSYHKQFNIPTKIVRIGHTYGPGIDINDGRVFSDFAKSILDNEALIIKSDGTSKRAFCYISDAIIGFFLVLLNGNNGEAYNLTNNDYFISISELAEILVNEVFYNKKLDIIYYSDPNEKDLRSKTKGCVSLNIEKIKKLGWNPKISIEEGFRRTIDSFSGGEN
- a CDS encoding FkbM family methyltransferase; this translates as MNIYKEKIDRYLDKKNNEKYVEYLKQKFKNYKYVCSFGMGAIGKSTVNELQHQNIKIDFLCDNDVNKVGSNFNSIECISFDKLLEIKDETIVLISTAMHDSDIYDQLIQNDIKNIERVYINKFEIDNYFERVGKNYISNKLYELIDILDDDESKNIICKIVKGWSSNEIMYGEFNDIYSQNQYFLDDLVNLSDDEVFLDAGAYTGDTLLEFLKNTNHKFKNAYLFELNEKVYIDLKKNINKLDNNIREKIITYNTGTSNKKGVVNYCDEESASLITDIGECVGKVDSIDNMLNENKVSFIKMDIEGAEIDAIIGAEKTIKRHKPKLAICVYHSASDLWEIPLMLKDMLPEHKIYIRHHTNMLIETVCYAIPKI
- a CDS encoding glycosyltransferase codes for the protein MIKDQILVKNMLDMINTLLEASQYLYNAAKNKNYNSFAIVSDDMHIAINSIYNTVIEIKKEENIVINVDLACENAIYSLQKIIKFSKSRSIKILDKIEFELTPILEDMYLQLYFWGSIYPDKNKMENYYKNDVAKLFFNKYIDEAEKKGDFKYDLSVIVLGYNKLSYTKLCIENLLKCIPQNLNYELILVNHGSTDDTEEYFKSIEPTKQLDLLKNGGSPTVIDRIVEGKYFSLISNDVIVTENAIENMLKCMESDTDIAWVVPTTPNVSNDQTIDAKYTNMDEMHEFAKKNNISNKYRWEQKCRLCNPIDLKKSSIWISSKGITPGGYFHTNNMMSFPDDKVSMILRRNGYKMMLAKDAYCHHFGSVTLSEEINSYEDENGRVGADEFYKSGRIEFYNTFGIDPWSKGFTPDYNLIKALQYNYKKDVKILGINCGMGSNPLKIKDRIKEESYSLDTKIYNVTDEKQYFEDLKGVSDEAYCIKDLSNLYEILNNMKFNYIIFEGQLDTCENVVQTLRNLQVYISDGGTIAMNIPDLDVRVELKKIGYSFTESGNWIIL